A section of the Ovis canadensis isolate MfBH-ARS-UI-01 breed Bighorn chromosome 1, ARS-UI_OviCan_v2, whole genome shotgun sequence genome encodes:
- the NSUN4 gene encoding 5-methylcytosine rRNA methyltransferase NSUN4 isoform X1: MAALLVRGVRDMLKRADFATVPRRQRHKKKWASTEPKFPATRLALQNFDMTYSVQFGDLWPSIRVSLLSEQKYGALVNNFAAGDHVSAELEQLKARDFVNETVFHREPEPENSQTAAPSHVSWACSPNLRCFTFTRGDVSRFPPARLGSLGLMDYYLMDAASLLPVLALGLQPGDTVLDLCAAPGGKTLALLQTGCCRNLAANDLSTSRTSRLQRVLHSYVPQDVRDKNRVRVTSWDGRKWGELEGDTYDRVLVDVPCTTDRHSLHEEENNIFQRSRKKERQMLPMLQVQLLAAGLLATKPGGHVVYSTCSLSHLQNEYVVQGAIELLDNQYSIKVHVEDLTHFRKLFMNTFSFFPSCQVGELVIPNLMANFGPMYFCKMCRMT, from the exons ATGGCTGCGCTCTTAGTGAGAGGAGTTCGGGACATGCTGAAGCGTGCGGACTTCGCGACGGTCCCGCGGAGACAACGACATAAGAAGAAATGG GCTTCCACAGAGCCCAAATTTCCTGCTACTCGACTGGCTCTGCAGAATTTTGACATGACCTACAGTGTGCAATTTGGAGATCTCTGGCCATCGATCCGGGTCAGTCTCCTCTCAGAGCAGAAGTATGGTGCACTGGTCAATAACTTCGCTGCTGGGGATCATGTGAGTGCTGAGCTGGAGCAGCTGAAGGCCAGGGACTTTGTGAATGAAACTGTCTTCCACAGGGAACCAGAGCCTGAGAATAGCCAAACTGCTGCTCCATCCCATGTGTCCTGGGCTTGCAGTCCAAATCTTCGTTGTTTTACTTTCACCAGAGGGGATGTCAGCCGTTTCCCTCCTGCCAG GCTTGGCAGCCTGGGTCTCATGGACTACTACCTGATGGATGCCGCGTCCTTGCTGCCTGTCCTGGCCCTTGGCCTACAGCCTGGGGACACCGTGCTTGACCTGTGTGCAGCCCCTGGGGGAAAGACATTAGCGTTGCTTCAGACGGGCTGTTGCC GCAATCTCGCTGCCAATGATCTCTCCACGTCTCGAACGAGCAGGCTacagagggtccttcacagctATGTGCCTCAAGATGTCAGGGATAAGAATCGAGTTCGAGTCACATCATGGGATGGCAGGAAGTGGGGAGAATTGGAGGGGGACACCTATGACCGG GTGCTAGTGGATGTGCCCTGCACCACAGACCGCCACTCCCTTCATGAGGAGGAAAACAACATCTTTCAGCGTTCCAGGAAGAAGGAGCGGCAGATGTTGCCTATGTTGCAGGTGCAGCTTCTTGC GGCTGGACTCCTTGCCACCAAACCAGGAGGCCACGTTGTCTATTCTACCTGCTCACTTTCACATTTACAGAATGAGTATGTGGTGCAAGGCGCCATCGAGCTCCTGGACAATCAATACAGCATTAAGGTTCATGTGGAAGACTTGACTCACTTCCGAAAGCTTTTCATGAACACgttttctttcttcccatcctGCCAGGTTGGGGAGCTGGTAATCCCAAACCTCATGGCCAATTTTGGGCCTATGTACTTTTGCAAAATGTGTAGAATGACGTAG
- the NSUN4 gene encoding 5-methylcytosine rRNA methyltransferase NSUN4 isoform X2 — protein sequence MAALLVRGVRDMLKRADFATVPRRQRHKKKWASTEPKFPATRLALQNFDMTYSVQFGDLWPSIRVSLLSEQKYGALVNNFAAGDHVSAELEQLKARDFVNETVFHREPEPENSQTAAPSHVSWACSPNLRCFTFTRGDVSRFPPARLGSLGLMDYYLMDAASLLPVLALGLQPGDTVLDLCAAPGGKTLALLQTGCCRNLAANDLSTSRTSRLQRVLHSYVPQDVRDKNRVRVTSWDGRKWGELEGDTYDRVLVDVPCTTDRHSLHEEENNIFQRSRKKERQMLPMLQGWTPCHQTRRPRCLFYLLTFTFTE from the exons ATGGCTGCGCTCTTAGTGAGAGGAGTTCGGGACATGCTGAAGCGTGCGGACTTCGCGACGGTCCCGCGGAGACAACGACATAAGAAGAAATGG GCTTCCACAGAGCCCAAATTTCCTGCTACTCGACTGGCTCTGCAGAATTTTGACATGACCTACAGTGTGCAATTTGGAGATCTCTGGCCATCGATCCGGGTCAGTCTCCTCTCAGAGCAGAAGTATGGTGCACTGGTCAATAACTTCGCTGCTGGGGATCATGTGAGTGCTGAGCTGGAGCAGCTGAAGGCCAGGGACTTTGTGAATGAAACTGTCTTCCACAGGGAACCAGAGCCTGAGAATAGCCAAACTGCTGCTCCATCCCATGTGTCCTGGGCTTGCAGTCCAAATCTTCGTTGTTTTACTTTCACCAGAGGGGATGTCAGCCGTTTCCCTCCTGCCAG GCTTGGCAGCCTGGGTCTCATGGACTACTACCTGATGGATGCCGCGTCCTTGCTGCCTGTCCTGGCCCTTGGCCTACAGCCTGGGGACACCGTGCTTGACCTGTGTGCAGCCCCTGGGGGAAAGACATTAGCGTTGCTTCAGACGGGCTGTTGCC GCAATCTCGCTGCCAATGATCTCTCCACGTCTCGAACGAGCAGGCTacagagggtccttcacagctATGTGCCTCAAGATGTCAGGGATAAGAATCGAGTTCGAGTCACATCATGGGATGGCAGGAAGTGGGGAGAATTGGAGGGGGACACCTATGACCGG GTGCTAGTGGATGTGCCCTGCACCACAGACCGCCACTCCCTTCATGAGGAGGAAAACAACATCTTTCAGCGTTCCAGGAAGAAGGAGCGGCAGATGTTGCCTATGTTGCAG GGCTGGACTCCTTGCCACCAAACCAGGAGGCCACGTTGTCTATTCTACCTGCTCACTTTCACATTTACAGAATGA